In Streptomyces sp. 840.1, one DNA window encodes the following:
- a CDS encoding beta-ketoacyl synthase: MPESTLRRVVITGLGAVSPVGIGVELFADSLRAGRVGIGPARSFDATPFPSRKAAEVDDFDPAALLQHLDPERWGRSALLAAAASRLAVEDSGIDPAQLSAGRSGSIMGTTSGESAVAQSLGSQWVSQGLKGLEPRLVEQLPAGQIAGAVNAELGLSGDAQTIPTACSASNYALGYAFDMVRLGEADFMLAGGADSVNRLTHAGFYALGAMAQELPQPFDANRSGIITGEGGAALLLEPLDHALARGARIYAEVLGYAANCDASHMVHPEANSIADCIRAAHLNAGVVPEQIDYICAHGTGTPTNDATEVRAVRQVFGDRLPPISSIKSMLGHTMGAASGFGAIACCAALEQGFLPPTANLVETDPELGPGVDCVPGVGRDARVEIVQNHGFAFGGNNVITILGRYL, encoded by the coding sequence ATGCCTGAGTCGACCTTGCGCCGAGTCGTCATCACGGGACTCGGAGCGGTCAGCCCGGTGGGGATCGGCGTGGAGCTCTTCGCCGATTCCCTCCGGGCGGGCCGGGTCGGCATCGGGCCGGCCCGCAGCTTCGACGCCACCCCGTTCCCCAGCCGAAAGGCCGCCGAGGTCGACGACTTCGACCCGGCCGCCCTCCTTCAGCACCTCGACCCCGAGCGGTGGGGGCGCAGCGCCCTCCTCGCGGCCGCCGCCTCCCGGCTGGCGGTCGAGGACTCCGGTATCGACCCCGCACAGCTCTCCGCCGGCCGGTCCGGCTCGATCATGGGCACCACCAGCGGCGAGTCCGCGGTCGCGCAGAGCCTGGGCAGCCAGTGGGTGTCGCAGGGCCTGAAGGGCCTGGAGCCGCGCCTGGTGGAGCAGCTGCCCGCCGGTCAGATCGCGGGAGCCGTCAACGCCGAACTGGGCCTGAGCGGTGATGCCCAGACCATTCCGACCGCCTGCTCGGCCAGCAACTACGCGCTGGGCTACGCCTTCGACATGGTGCGCCTGGGCGAGGCCGACTTCATGCTGGCCGGCGGCGCCGACTCGGTGAACCGGCTGACCCACGCCGGGTTCTACGCGCTGGGCGCCATGGCCCAGGAGCTGCCGCAGCCCTTCGACGCCAACCGTTCGGGCATCATCACCGGCGAGGGCGGGGCGGCCCTGCTGCTCGAACCACTCGACCACGCGCTGGCCCGCGGTGCACGCATCTACGCCGAGGTGCTCGGGTACGCCGCCAACTGCGACGCGTCCCACATGGTGCACCCGGAAGCGAACAGCATCGCGGACTGCATCAGGGCCGCGCACCTCAACGCCGGGGTCGTACCGGAGCAGATCGACTACATCTGCGCCCACGGCACCGGTACGCCGACCAACGACGCGACGGAGGTCCGGGCGGTCCGCCAGGTCTTCGGGGACCGGCTGCCGCCGATCAGCTCGATCAAGTCGATGCTCGGCCACACGATGGGCGCGGCCAGCGGCTTCGGTGCGATCGCCTGCTGTGCGGCCCTGGAGCAGGGGTTCCTGCCGCCCACCGCCAACCTGGTCGAGACCGACCCGGAGCTGGGGCCCGGGGTGGACTGTGTCCCGGGCGTGGGCAGGGACGCCCGGGTGGAGATCGTGCAGAACCACGGTTTCGCCTTCGGCGGGAACAACGTCATCACCATTCTCGGGAGGTATCTGTGA
- a CDS encoding phosphopantetheine-binding protein, with translation MTVQTVELDAELRIRVIDIVNEELELDDDELTEDGLFIEDYDSDSLTLITVVSRIEKELGYVLPKEELESLTTLRTLLTAVEGCARNA, from the coding sequence ATGACCGTGCAGACCGTGGAACTGGATGCCGAGCTGCGGATCCGTGTCATCGACATCGTCAACGAGGAACTGGAGCTGGACGACGACGAGCTCACCGAGGACGGCCTGTTCATCGAGGACTACGACAGCGACTCGCTGACCCTCATAACCGTCGTCTCCCGAATAGAGAAGGAGCTCGGCTACGTCCTGCCCAAGGAGGAGCTGGAGTCCCTCACCACGCTCAGGACGCTGCTGACCGCCGTCGAAGGATGCGCGCGGAATGCCTGA
- a CDS encoding ester cyclase, with translation MSSEALELSINMGLVFNDLNEEAALKYIADSFVDHEAQPGVPGGPLGYLGTARWVHSAFAGATWEELDSFTEGDKAVLRLRFTGKHTGDFLGFAPSGADVDVEQTHIYRIEDGKVVEHWGFRQDLLLLTQIGAITLKPPVPAGV, from the coding sequence ATGAGCAGCGAAGCACTCGAACTCTCCATCAACATGGGCCTCGTCTTCAACGACCTGAACGAGGAGGCCGCGCTCAAGTACATCGCGGACTCCTTCGTCGACCACGAGGCGCAGCCCGGCGTCCCGGGTGGCCCGCTCGGGTACCTCGGTACCGCCCGCTGGGTCCACAGCGCCTTCGCCGGTGCGACGTGGGAGGAGCTGGACAGCTTCACCGAGGGCGACAAGGCCGTCCTGCGGCTGCGCTTCACCGGCAAGCACACGGGTGACTTCCTGGGCTTCGCGCCGAGCGGGGCCGACGTGGACGTCGAGCAGACGCACATCTACCGGATCGAGGACGGCAAGGTCGTCGAGCACTGGGGCTTCCGCCAGGACCTGCTGCTGCTGACCCAGATAGGCGCCATCACCCTCAAGCCGCCGGTCCCGGCCGGCGTCTGA
- the fabG gene encoding 3-oxoacyl-ACP reductase FabG, with amino-acid sequence MSRSVLVTGGNRGIGLATARALAAEGHKVAVTYRNGEPPPGFFAVRCDVTDSAQVEAAVQEVSIQQGAVEILVSNAGITRDQLLIGMPEDDFRAVMETNFQGAVSVTRAVIPAMIKARWGRLIYMSSINSMSGAPGQTNYASSKAALIGFARSLAIELGRRNITVNVVAPGMIETDMVENVTDARRQAALARTALARTGTPEEVAAAARFLAGEDASYVTAGVIPVTGGLGAGH; translated from the coding sequence ATGAGCCGCTCCGTACTCGTCACCGGTGGCAACCGGGGCATCGGGCTCGCCACCGCACGCGCCCTGGCGGCCGAGGGCCACAAGGTCGCCGTCACCTACCGCAACGGCGAACCCCCGCCCGGCTTCTTCGCCGTGCGGTGCGACGTGACCGACAGTGCCCAGGTCGAGGCCGCGGTCCAGGAGGTGTCGATCCAGCAGGGTGCCGTGGAGATCCTGGTCTCCAACGCGGGTATCACCCGGGACCAGTTGCTGATCGGGATGCCGGAGGACGACTTCCGGGCCGTGATGGAGACCAACTTCCAGGGGGCCGTGAGCGTCACCCGCGCGGTCATCCCCGCGATGATCAAGGCCCGTTGGGGCCGGCTGATCTACATGTCGTCCATCAACAGCATGTCCGGCGCCCCGGGGCAGACCAACTACGCCTCCTCCAAGGCGGCGTTGATCGGGTTCGCCAGGTCCCTCGCGATCGAGCTGGGCCGGCGCAACATCACGGTCAACGTGGTGGCCCCCGGAATGATCGAGACCGACATGGTCGAGAACGTCACCGACGCGCGCCGGCAGGCCGCGCTCGCCAGGACGGCGCTGGCCCGTACCGGCACCCCCGAGGAAGTCGCCGCGGCCGCGCGTTTCCTGGCCGGCGAGGACGCCTCGTACGTGACCGCAGGAGTCATCCCGGTCACCGGCGGCCTGGGCGCCGGCCACTGA
- a CDS encoding HAD family phosphatase — protein sequence MSDTTSPPLAVWSDFGGVLTPPLGHTMKTFCDSMGLDQVVLGRALATVTARYGTTDIMLPIDTPLVTEEEWLREVGDVLEAEHGVRLRLTTMADAWFDGRETNHAWLAQLRKIRERGAFVGMLSNMVPAWDPYWRRMIEPDGLWDDVLLSFEVGHRKPSPGMFELAARRAGVPPERCVLVDDLPQNCAGAEALGWQTVLFTDAESAGDRLASLWDDTRRKSA from the coding sequence ATGTCTGACACCACATCGCCCCCACTGGCCGTCTGGTCGGACTTCGGCGGGGTGCTCACCCCGCCGCTCGGCCACACGATGAAGACGTTCTGTGACTCGATGGGCCTGGACCAGGTGGTCCTGGGCCGTGCGCTGGCCACCGTCACCGCCCGGTACGGCACGACCGACATCATGCTGCCGATCGACACCCCGCTGGTGACCGAGGAGGAGTGGCTCCGCGAGGTCGGTGACGTGCTGGAGGCCGAGCACGGGGTGCGGCTCCGGCTCACCACGATGGCGGACGCCTGGTTCGACGGGCGGGAGACCAACCACGCCTGGCTGGCCCAGCTGCGCAAGATCCGTGAGCGGGGCGCGTTCGTCGGGATGCTCTCCAACATGGTGCCCGCCTGGGACCCGTACTGGCGCCGCATGATCGAGCCCGACGGGCTCTGGGACGACGTGCTCCTCTCGTTCGAGGTGGGCCACCGCAAGCCGTCCCCCGGCATGTTCGAACTGGCCGCGCGGCGGGCGGGCGTCCCCCCGGAGCGCTGTGTGCTCGTGGACGACCTGCCGCAGAACTGTGCCGGTGCCGAGGCGCTCGGCTGGCAGACGGTGCTGTTCACCGACGCCGAGAGCGCGGGCGACCGGCTCGCGTCCCTGTGGGACGACACCAGGAGGAAGTCCGCATGA
- a CDS encoding AfsA-related hotdog domain-containing protein gives MTTQVLEDAAPDVRPTLDYGRTIERSLAHRSAISEVFVTDVRTVRPMAVTSGIHLPLTHLYYSDHRPRPKLHDSLLLLEAGRQASIAGGHTNAGVPAGTVAIVHAFQFSLRNLSALRVGGEPGQPRIDTDFFGKTARHSGRFRKGRLEQRIFMGDVHVGDHAMDVLFLKGDENEILRHAQRGTPAPLSSEFTEWPGVVGRVAPELVGRDNPLNVVLTEPEFTAESVTAQVVPRFDNPALFDHSYDHLPAMALVEAARQLALVTAGAAPGPASASGSANLFAAGYEGGFQRFAELDVPLTATAARTPASDGRHTVRVRFRQDDQEIAELSVTVVDVSHLHGS, from the coding sequence ATGACCACCCAGGTGCTGGAAGACGCCGCGCCGGACGTGCGGCCCACTCTCGACTACGGGCGCACCATCGAGCGCTCCCTGGCGCACCGTTCCGCGATATCCGAGGTCTTCGTCACGGACGTCAGGACCGTACGTCCGATGGCCGTGACCTCGGGCATCCATCTGCCGCTCACCCACCTCTACTACAGCGACCACCGGCCGAGGCCGAAGCTGCACGACTCCCTGCTGCTGCTGGAGGCCGGGCGGCAGGCCTCGATCGCGGGTGGCCACACCAACGCCGGTGTGCCGGCCGGAACCGTCGCCATCGTGCACGCCTTCCAGTTCTCGCTGCGGAACCTGTCCGCGCTGCGGGTCGGCGGCGAGCCGGGGCAGCCCCGGATCGACACCGACTTCTTCGGCAAGACCGCCCGGCACAGCGGCCGTTTCCGCAAGGGCCGGCTCGAACAGCGGATCTTCATGGGGGACGTGCACGTCGGCGACCACGCGATGGACGTGCTCTTCCTCAAGGGGGACGAGAACGAGATCCTGCGCCACGCCCAGCGCGGTACCCCGGCCCCGCTCAGTTCGGAGTTCACCGAGTGGCCCGGTGTCGTCGGGCGCGTGGCCCCGGAGCTGGTGGGGCGCGACAACCCGCTGAACGTCGTGCTCACGGAGCCGGAGTTCACCGCGGAGTCCGTGACGGCGCAGGTGGTGCCGCGGTTCGACAACCCGGCGCTGTTCGACCACTCCTACGACCACCTGCCGGCCATGGCCCTGGTCGAGGCGGCGCGTCAGCTGGCGCTGGTGACGGCGGGTGCCGCGCCCGGCCCGGCGTCGGCGTCCGGCTCCGCGAACCTCTTCGCCGCCGGCTACGAGGGCGGGTTCCAGCGGTTCGCCGAGCTGGACGTGCCCCTGACCGCGACGGCCGCGCGGACGCCCGCGAGTGACGGCCGGCACACGGTGCGGGTCCGCTTCCGCCAGGACGACCAGGAGATCGCGGAACTCAGCGTCACCGTCGTCGACGTCTCCCACCTCCACGGATCCTGA
- a CDS encoding MFS transporter → MSAAKSNGVLWALIATSLPMFMVSLDNLVVTNALAEIGKDFDVKQSELQWVMNGYVLAFAGLLLAGAALGDRFGRRRVFLGGIALFTVSSVACAMAGSVVTLVIARVFQGAGAAAILPVSLTLAVGAVSRAQRNLAVGVWGGVNGLGIAAGPLAGGLVTEKISWSWIFWINVPVGLIALPLALWAVKESRGKERSLNVPSMVLVTGSVVSAVWGIVSAADHGWTSTSTLVGLSLTVVLAVAFVVSERSSSQPLIPSHLYRARAFVLSNVVSITMYFGVFGSIFYLTQFLQGPMGYTPFEAGLRTIPWTLAPMFVVPVASQFVDRIGGGVLQAAGCALQGIGLGWIALVITPDVGYGAMVPALALAGIGMGLVFAGNPATVISAVPENEQNKASGANNTSREFGGALGVAALTTVFSRQFAANTSGDQASAFTDGLEAALWIGVIVVMLGAVSGLLIRRSSERAGDKAAEDSTVAVPVA, encoded by the coding sequence ATGAGCGCAGCCAAGAGCAACGGCGTTCTCTGGGCGCTGATCGCCACGTCTCTGCCCATGTTCATGGTCTCGCTGGACAACCTCGTCGTCACCAACGCGCTGGCGGAGATCGGCAAGGACTTCGACGTCAAGCAGTCCGAGCTGCAGTGGGTGATGAACGGCTACGTGCTGGCCTTCGCCGGTCTGCTGCTGGCCGGTGCGGCGCTCGGTGACCGCTTCGGCCGCCGTCGGGTGTTCCTCGGCGGCATCGCCCTGTTCACCGTGTCCTCGGTGGCCTGTGCGATGGCCGGTTCGGTCGTCACGCTGGTCATCGCCCGGGTGTTCCAGGGCGCGGGCGCGGCGGCCATCCTGCCGGTCTCGCTGACGCTGGCCGTGGGCGCCGTCTCCCGTGCGCAGCGGAATCTGGCCGTCGGGGTCTGGGGCGGGGTCAACGGTCTCGGGATCGCGGCCGGTCCGCTCGCGGGCGGTCTGGTCACCGAGAAGATCTCGTGGAGCTGGATCTTCTGGATCAACGTGCCCGTCGGTCTCATCGCCCTGCCGCTGGCCCTGTGGGCGGTCAAGGAGAGCCGGGGCAAGGAGCGCAGCCTGAACGTGCCGAGCATGGTCCTGGTGACCGGCTCCGTCGTCTCGGCCGTCTGGGGCATCGTCTCGGCCGCCGACCACGGCTGGACCAGCACCAGCACCCTGGTCGGGCTGTCCCTCACAGTGGTCCTCGCCGTGGCGTTCGTCGTGTCCGAGCGGTCCAGCAGCCAGCCGCTGATCCCCTCGCACCTGTACCGGGCGCGGGCGTTCGTGCTGAGCAACGTGGTGTCGATCACGATGTACTTCGGTGTCTTCGGGTCGATCTTCTACCTCACCCAGTTCCTCCAGGGCCCCATGGGCTACACCCCCTTCGAGGCGGGTCTGCGCACCATCCCGTGGACCCTGGCGCCGATGTTCGTGGTGCCCGTCGCCAGCCAGTTCGTGGACCGGATCGGCGGCGGCGTGCTGCAGGCCGCAGGCTGCGCGCTGCAGGGCATCGGCCTCGGCTGGATCGCCCTGGTCATCACGCCGGACGTCGGTTACGGCGCCATGGTGCCGGCGCTGGCCCTGGCCGGTATCGGCATGGGGCTGGTCTTCGCGGGCAACCCCGCCACGGTGATCTCGGCGGTGCCGGAGAACGAGCAGAACAAGGCGTCCGGTGCCAACAACACCAGCCGCGAGTTCGGCGGCGCGCTCGGTGTGGCCGCGCTCACCACCGTGTTCAGCCGCCAGTTCGCCGCCAACACCTCGGGCGACCAGGCCTCGGCGTTCACCGACGGCCTGGAGGCCGCGCTGTGGATCGGCGTGATCGTGGTGATGCTCGGCGCGGTGAGCGGCCTGCTCATCCGGCGGAGCTCGGAGCGGGCCGGCGACAAGGCGGCCGAGGACAGCACGGTGGCGGTTCCGGTCGCCTGA
- a CDS encoding SMP-30/gluconolactonase/LRE family protein has translation MLASAAVLTAIAPIALPAPAMANSSTHASAAAGRHTGPDVINTRAADVYPEGVAWDPTRRAFLVGSALKGTLSVVRLDGTVTELAPSIGMVSTLGVRVDTARNRILVAYSDFWIRQRLDVGDQPPTSGVAIFALDTGKLQRRIDVARGLSRTFANDLTFDPRGNIYVTDSVSATLQRIDLAGHVHPVVTDPRFAADIVGLNGITWHPDGYLLALRYDNGAMFRITPDAPARRKVAEVKLSQPLVGTDGLALRPDGSLVVVTNSIGEAVGAPGGVDAVTVVDSKNGWRSATVRSREEPWPVSGPTTVAVTPYGDYVLSGEVGVVLAGEVSDRITLRRVARAGTTHHTTGHDSVSRNSESSRGNNR, from the coding sequence GTGCTCGCCTCCGCGGCCGTCCTCACGGCGATCGCGCCGATTGCCCTTCCGGCCCCCGCCATGGCGAATTCGTCCACCCACGCCTCGGCCGCCGCCGGCCGTCACACCGGGCCGGACGTGATCAACACCCGGGCGGCCGACGTCTACCCGGAGGGCGTCGCCTGGGACCCCACCCGCCGCGCCTTCCTGGTCGGCTCCGCCCTGAAGGGCACCCTCTCGGTGGTCCGGCTGGACGGCACCGTCACCGAGCTGGCACCCAGCATCGGCATGGTGTCCACACTCGGGGTCCGGGTGGACACCGCGCGCAACCGCATCCTCGTCGCCTACAGCGACTTCTGGATCCGCCAGCGTCTTGACGTCGGCGACCAGCCGCCGACCTCGGGCGTGGCGATCTTCGCCCTGGACACCGGCAAGCTGCAGCGCCGGATCGACGTCGCCCGGGGGCTCTCGCGCACCTTCGCCAACGACCTGACCTTCGACCCGCGCGGCAATATCTACGTCACGGACTCCGTGTCGGCCACGCTCCAGCGGATCGACCTCGCCGGCCACGTCCACCCGGTGGTGACCGACCCCCGCTTCGCCGCGGACATCGTGGGCCTGAACGGCATCACGTGGCACCCGGACGGCTATCTGCTGGCCCTTCGCTACGACAACGGCGCCATGTTCCGGATCACTCCGGACGCCCCGGCCCGCCGCAAGGTGGCCGAGGTGAAGCTCTCCCAGCCGCTGGTGGGCACCGACGGGCTCGCACTGCGGCCCGACGGCTCCCTGGTCGTGGTGACCAACTCCATCGGTGAGGCCGTCGGCGCGCCCGGCGGAGTCGACGCCGTCACGGTCGTGGACTCGAAGAACGGCTGGCGCAGCGCCACCGTCCGCTCGCGCGAGGAGCCGTGGCCCGTCAGCGGCCCGACGACCGTGGCCGTCACGCCGTACGGCGACTACGTGCTCAGCGGTGAGGTCGGGGTGGTTCTGGCCGGGGAAGTCTCGGACCGGATCACCCTGCGCCGGGTGGCCCGTGCCGGCACCACGCACCACACCACCGGCCACGACTCCGTGAGCCGCAACTCCGAGAGCAGCAGGGGGAACAACCGATGA
- a CDS encoding DUF2637 domain-containing protein: protein MQLTRTHRILIGLVVAGAVLIAAIGFAGSYAAVRELALEKGFGNFSLVFPIGIDAGICVLLSLDLLLTWLRIPFPLLRQTAWMLTAATIAFNGAAAWPDPLGVGMHAVIPVLFVVSVEAARHAVGRIADITADKHMEGVRLTRWLLSPVPTFRLWRRMKLWELRSYEQVIKLEQDRLIYQARLQARFGRNWRRKAPVESLMPLRLAKYGVPLADTGPAGLAAAGIEPVLLPPAPAAAAAAVDTARPQQPELAGAPDQGQYAGQQPQQQHQDGPQNQQHQQHQQPQSAFQPQRQSAFQPHSPVLTPAPDSHESPWFAAQSPDGAYEGSYNPTYVDEQEPGPVMIPTGPGRTRPLGNVGTIGAVPGPRTEQQFQQPQQSQQQPVHEAAGAPEAAEVVQEAQPVAEAAEEWAEEWAQEDAEFSEIAYEVFAAFVTQHSTYPSIEVLDIHLSDGHNVRHPRSAALLRQLIQGFKNRYHAELEADHIA, encoded by the coding sequence ATGCAGCTCACACGCACGCACCGAATACTCATCGGGCTCGTGGTGGCCGGTGCGGTGCTCATCGCAGCGATCGGCTTCGCGGGCTCGTACGCCGCGGTACGCGAACTCGCCCTGGAGAAGGGCTTCGGGAACTTCTCGCTGGTCTTCCCGATCGGCATCGACGCGGGCATCTGTGTCCTGCTCTCGCTGGACCTGCTGCTGACCTGGCTGCGCATCCCGTTCCCGCTGCTGCGTCAGACGGCCTGGATGCTGACCGCCGCGACGATCGCGTTCAACGGCGCGGCCGCGTGGCCGGACCCGCTCGGCGTAGGCATGCACGCCGTGATCCCGGTGCTGTTCGTGGTGTCCGTCGAGGCCGCCCGGCACGCCGTGGGCCGGATCGCCGATATCACGGCCGACAAGCACATGGAGGGCGTCCGCCTCACCCGCTGGCTGCTCTCGCCCGTGCCGACGTTCCGGCTGTGGCGGCGGATGAAGCTGTGGGAACTGCGGTCGTACGAGCAGGTCATCAAGCTCGAACAGGACCGGCTGATCTACCAGGCCCGCCTCCAGGCCCGCTTCGGCCGCAACTGGCGGCGCAAGGCCCCCGTCGAGTCCCTGATGCCGCTGCGCCTCGCGAAGTACGGCGTCCCGCTGGCCGACACCGGCCCGGCCGGGCTCGCCGCCGCCGGCATCGAACCGGTGCTGCTGCCCCCGGCCCCCGCCGCGGCGGCCGCCGCCGTCGACACGGCCCGGCCCCAGCAGCCCGAGCTCGCCGGCGCCCCGGACCAGGGGCAGTACGCCGGGCAGCAGCCGCAACAGCAGCACCAGGACGGCCCGCAGAACCAGCAGCACCAACAGCACCAGCAGCCGCAGAGCGCGTTCCAGCCCCAGCGGCAGAGCGCGTTCCAGCCGCACTCCCCGGTCCTCACCCCCGCCCCCGATTCGCACGAGAGCCCCTGGTTCGCGGCGCAGTCGCCGGACGGCGCGTACGAGGGCTCGTACAACCCGACCTACGTCGACGAGCAGGAGCCCGGCCCGGTCATGATCCCGACCGGTCCCGGCCGCACCCGCCCGCTCGGCAACGTCGGCACGATCGGCGCCGTGCCCGGCCCGCGCACCGAGCAGCAGTTCCAGCAGCCTCAGCAGTCGCAGCAGCAGCCGGTCCACGAGGCGGCCGGGGCCCCGGAGGCCGCCGAGGTCGTGCAGGAGGCGCAGCCCGTCGCCGAGGCGGCCGAGGAATGGGCCGAGGAGTGGGCGCAGGAGGACGCGGAGTTCAGCGAGATCGCCTACGAGGTCTTCGCCGCGTTCGTGACGCAGCACAGCACGTACCCCAGCATCGAGGTCCTCGACATCCACCTGTCGGACGGCCACAACGTGCGGCACCCGCGCAGCGCCGCACTGCTCCGCCAGCTGATCCAGGGCTTCAAGAACCGCTACCACGCGGAGCTGGAGGCCGACCACATCGCGTGA
- a CDS encoding DUF3558 family protein, whose protein sequence is MHRSAPRLTRILACAAVPVMLVVAGCSSDSDSDKDKASASSPSSEATKSEPKVAAAKFAELPDPCKSITAKTVKSLVPSAKTKAGTQGKSSDTAVRGSCSWNGLDDNGVKGSQYRWLDTGFTRFSSDQALGSGADRAGDDLTKQIAKVKATEGAKKVVTAPVSGIGETATLVTYDLEKTGEDFRYATVLARTGNVVVTLTYNGAGYAGSKTPSAEKITAGAKMGARDAVASVATANEAPKTSASPDAPKSSGKPSAKESGKSTDKATGKSSAKASDKAAE, encoded by the coding sequence ATGCACCGATCAGCCCCGCGACTCACCCGCATACTCGCCTGCGCCGCCGTTCCGGTGATGCTCGTCGTCGCCGGCTGCTCGTCGGACTCCGACAGCGACAAGGACAAGGCCTCGGCCTCGTCCCCCTCGTCGGAAGCGACGAAGTCGGAGCCCAAGGTCGCGGCCGCGAAGTTCGCCGAGCTGCCCGACCCCTGCAAGTCGATCACCGCGAAGACGGTCAAGTCCCTGGTCCCCTCGGCCAAGACCAAGGCGGGCACCCAGGGCAAGTCCAGCGACACCGCCGTCCGGGGCAGCTGCTCCTGGAACGGCCTGGACGACAACGGCGTCAAGGGCTCCCAGTACCGCTGGCTCGACACCGGCTTCACCCGCTTCTCCTCGGACCAGGCCCTGGGCAGCGGTGCCGACCGGGCCGGCGACGACCTGACGAAGCAGATCGCCAAGGTCAAGGCGACCGAGGGCGCCAAGAAGGTCGTCACGGCTCCCGTCAGCGGGATCGGCGAGACGGCGACCCTGGTCACGTACGACCTCGAGAAGACCGGTGAGGACTTCCGCTACGCGACGGTCCTCGCCCGTACCGGGAACGTCGTCGTGACCCTCACCTACAACGGCGCGGGCTACGCCGGGTCGAAGACTCCGTCGGCCGAGAAGATCACCGCGGGCGCCAAGATGGGTGCCCGGGACGCGGTCGCCTCGGTCGCCACCGCCAACGAGGCCCCGAAGACGAGCGCATCGCCCGACGCCCCCAAGTCGTCCGGCAAGCCCTCGGCCAAGGAGTCGGGCAAGAGCACGGACAAGGCCACGGGCAAGTCCTCGGCCAAGGCGTCCGACAAGGCTGCCGAGTAG
- a CDS encoding DUF3558 domain-containing protein, with translation MAYAPGAVLIAALAVGCSSGTGTGDSATDSKPGAPTTSAAPPGKYRTLPEACRSVSPATLKDLLPGSAELPEAQQEKVFDGSPAVTYDTDRRVGCRWKAEAPEGARSLFVDFERVVSYDTSVSDDDRAREVYAKKEAAADLPAALPGSTDSGTPDTSDSPSATASGKPGKDAGKDAGKGSDAGADGKTGTDTGDTGGGSTAESLQPRVLDSLGDSAFLDDLLTRAGSTAQHRTVSVVFRTSNVIVTIQYTAQPALSTEIPDSKELQEKAQALGRKLVDGFSE, from the coding sequence ATGGCGTACGCGCCCGGCGCCGTGCTCATCGCAGCGCTCGCGGTCGGCTGCAGCAGCGGCACCGGAACCGGCGATTCCGCCACCGACAGCAAGCCCGGCGCCCCGACCACCTCCGCCGCGCCTCCGGGCAAGTACCGCACGCTCCCCGAGGCCTGCCGCTCGGTCTCGCCCGCCACCCTGAAGGACCTGCTGCCCGGCTCCGCCGAACTACCCGAGGCGCAGCAGGAGAAGGTGTTCGACGGTTCGCCCGCCGTCACCTACGACACCGACCGCCGGGTCGGCTGCCGTTGGAAGGCCGAGGCGCCGGAGGGTGCCCGCAGTCTGTTCGTCGACTTCGAGCGGGTGGTCTCGTACGACACGTCCGTGAGCGACGACGACCGCGCGCGCGAGGTGTACGCGAAGAAGGAGGCCGCCGCCGATCTGCCCGCCGCGCTGCCCGGCAGCACGGACAGCGGCACTCCGGACACCTCGGACTCCCCGTCCGCGACCGCGAGCGGGAAGCCGGGCAAGGACGCGGGCAAGGACGCGGGCAAGGGCTCCGACGCCGGCGCGGACGGGAAGACCGGCACGGACACCGGGGACACCGGGGGCGGCAGCACCGCCGAGAGCCTTCAGCCGCGCGTCCTCGATTCGCTCGGAGACAGTGCATTTCTGGACGATCTGCTCACTCGGGCAGGTTCCACCGCACAGCACCGCACCGTGAGCGTGGTATTCCGCACATCGAACGTCATCGTGACCATCCAGTACACCGCGCAGCCGGCCCTCTCCACCGAGATCCCCGACAGCAAGGAACTGCAGGAGAAGGCCCAGGCACTGGGCCGGAAGCTGGTCGACGGCTTCAGCGAGTGA